Proteins from a single region of Halanaerobiales bacterium:
- a CDS encoding transporter substrate-binding domain-containing protein, with product MKKRYIWTFIILLIIVFIITNIFIQNKYKINLVEYLQYRQGLTKSEKNYLANNKKLIYSSDRNSPPMRFMDPEDKQYKGGVIDYMNSLSVELGVEIDFKPLVWEEALKQLEEGKTDICDMFYSEKRAEDYLFSDPVYLLRSVILVKNSNQSINTINDLDGKKVAMQKSDYAVDYVKDKIGQKANYFLVNNIEEAIELLVNNKVEAVVGDEPVVTYFSSTKNLNNELKIINPPLYEKYIRFAVPKGEEKLVSILNKSIFSLRRKGILEGIQQKWFGLSGSIMEKGINRYLSIVFISISILIVIITLFFVWNYILNKRIEKRTKELKDSKNKLQTIFDGVEDLMILLDKNYIIDNVNKSFCDFSGVKKEDLIARKCSNNLLYDNEKLLLKYCKDKKIEQSFLDGKRRVKEINFKNKVFKMGILPIQIDTKNSEDKNRKILVVFRDITKELLNEKKLFHANKMAAIGQLAAGMAHEIRNPLGLIRTYNYLLKNKIDNKSEDMEKHFKEIEKSIEKISRIIDDLLNTSHSGNDQKEWININNYVKRIFSLHKNLMDNINWIINGDRDIEIYINKDRLEYILFNLISNAVDAIQKDGKINIDYGIKNDKFNIIVKDNGKGIKDKNLENIFNPFFTTKSPGEGTGLGLYIVYTEVEKMNGEINVESEKGKGTIFEITLEVEVRRKANGISKN from the coding sequence TTGAAAAAAAGATATATTTGGACTTTTATTATATTGTTAATAATCGTTTTTATAATTACAAATATATTTATACAAAATAAATATAAAATTAATTTAGTAGAATACTTACAATATAGGCAGGGATTGACCAAAAGTGAAAAAAATTATTTAGCAAATAATAAAAAATTAATCTATAGTTCTGATAGAAATTCACCTCCTATGAGATTTATGGATCCAGAAGATAAACAGTATAAGGGTGGAGTAATAGATTATATGAATAGTCTTTCAGTTGAATTAGGGGTTGAGATAGATTTCAAACCTCTTGTTTGGGAAGAAGCTTTAAAACAATTAGAAGAAGGAAAAACAGATATATGTGATATGTTTTATAGTGAAAAAAGAGCTGAAGATTATCTTTTTAGTGATCCTGTTTATTTATTAAGGTCAGTAATTTTGGTAAAAAACTCTAATCAATCCATAAATACAATTAATGATCTTGATGGTAAAAAAGTAGCTATGCAAAAATCAGATTATGCTGTAGATTATGTAAAAGATAAAATTGGTCAAAAAGCTAATTATTTTCTTGTAAATAACATAGAAGAAGCAATAGAATTACTTGTTAATAATAAGGTAGAAGCTGTTGTTGGTGATGAACCTGTAGTTACTTATTTTAGTTCTACTAAAAATTTAAATAATGAATTAAAAATTATAAATCCCCCTTTATATGAAAAGTATATAAGATTTGCTGTTCCTAAAGGTGAGGAAAAACTGGTCTCAATTTTAAACAAAAGTATTTTTTCTTTAAGAAGAAAAGGAATATTAGAGGGTATACAACAAAAATGGTTTGGGTTATCTGGCTCTATAATGGAAAAGGGAATAAATAGGTATCTTTCTATAGTTTTTATTAGTATTTCAATATTAATTGTCATTATTACATTGTTTTTTGTTTGGAATTATATTTTAAATAAAAGAATAGAAAAAAGAACAAAAGAGTTAAAGGATAGCAAAAACAAACTACAGACTATTTTTGATGGTGTAGAAGACCTAATGATTTTATTGGATAAAAATTATATTATTGATAATGTAAATAAATCATTTTGTGATTTTTCGGGAGTAAAGAAAGAAGATTTAATTGCTAGAAAATGTTCTAATAATTTACTTTATGATAATGAAAAACTTTTGCTTAAATATTGTAAAGATAAAAAAATAGAACAATCATTTTTAGATGGAAAAAGAAGAGTAAAAGAGATTAATTTTAAAAATAAAGTCTTTAAAATGGGGATACTTCCAATTCAAATAGATACTAAAAATAGTGAGGATAAAAACAGAAAAATATTAGTTGTTTTTAGAGATATTACCAAAGAATTACTTAATGAAAAAAAGTTATTTCATGCTAATAAGATGGCCGCTATTGGCCAATTAGCTGCAGGAATGGCTCATGAAATTAGAAATCCTCTGGGATTAATTAGAACATATAATTATTTATTAAAAAATAAAATAGATAATAAAAGTGAGGACATGGAAAAACATTTTAAAGAAATTGAAAAATCGATTGAAAAAATAAGCAGAATAATTGATGATTTATTAAACACTTCTCATAGTGGTAATGACCAGAAAGAGTGGATAAATATTAATAATTATGTAAAAAGAATTTTTTCTTTACATAAAAATTTGATGGATAATATAAATTGGATCATTAATGGAGATAGAGATATAGAAATATATATTAATAAAGATAGACTTGAATATATTCTCTTTAATTTAATATCTAATGCTGTAGATGCAATTCAAAAAGATGGTAAAATTAATATAGATTATGGCATAAAAAATGATAAATTTAATATTATTGTTAAAGATAATGGTAAAGGAATAAAAGATAAAAACTTAGAGAATATTTTCAATCCATTTTTTACAACAAAATCACCAGGAGAAGGTACCGGACTTGGTTTATATATAGTTTATACTGAAGTAGAAAAAATGAATGGAGAAATTAATGTTGAAAGTGAGAAGGGGAAAGGTACTATTTTTGAAATAACTCTTGAGGTTGAGGTGAGGAGGAAAGCAAATGGAATCTCAAAAAACTAA
- a CDS encoding sodium:alanine symporter family protein, translating to MDLLINISKSISNFVWGPYMLILLVGTGVFLTLGLKGITIRKIGYAFKMLFEGRDKNKQEGDGDITPFQALMTSLAATVGTGNIAGVGTAIFMGGPGAVFWMWVTALFGMATKYSEAVLAVKYREKKDTGKFAGGPMYYIKNGMGENWNWLGGAFALFASFAAFGIGNTVQSNSVARAAEQAINMPYWLTGLILMILTYIVVIGGIERIAEVTEKLVPAMAIIYVLGSIWIILVNFGQLGGAFSLIFKSAFNGHAAVGGFTGAAIAQAVRFGVSRGVFSNEAGLGSAAIAHAATTTKKPVRQGIVGMLGGFLDTIVVCTLTALVIIMSGAWSVGETGAELTTIAFNKGLPGPGGLIVAFGLIFFAFSTILTWSYYGEKSVEYFLGSKAIKPYRYLWVIMVFVGAVGNLKIVWAMADAMNGLMIIPNLIALLALSPVVFNETKKYFSDEKDEEERKMAS from the coding sequence ATGGATTTATTAATTAATATTAGTAAAAGCATTAGTAATTTTGTCTGGGGTCCCTATATGTTGATTTTACTTGTGGGTACTGGTGTTTTTCTTACTTTGGGTTTAAAAGGTATAACTATCCGAAAAATTGGATATGCATTTAAAATGCTTTTTGAAGGAAGAGATAAAAACAAACAGGAAGGTGATGGAGATATAACTCCATTTCAGGCATTAATGACTTCCCTAGCTGCAACAGTAGGAACAGGAAATATTGCAGGAGTAGGAACAGCTATATTTATGGGAGGACCAGGAGCTGTTTTCTGGATGTGGGTTACAGCTTTATTTGGAATGGCTACCAAATATAGTGAAGCAGTTTTGGCTGTTAAGTATCGTGAAAAAAAGGATACTGGTAAATTTGCTGGTGGTCCAATGTATTATATTAAAAATGGAATGGGAGAAAATTGGAATTGGTTAGGAGGAGCATTTGCCCTTTTTGCCTCATTTGCTGCTTTTGGAATTGGGAATACAGTACAATCCAATTCAGTTGCTAGAGCAGCTGAACAGGCAATAAATATGCCTTATTGGCTTACTGGATTAATATTAATGATTTTAACTTATATTGTTGTAATTGGTGGAATAGAAAGAATTGCTGAAGTTACAGAAAAATTAGTTCCAGCAATGGCAATCATCTATGTTTTAGGTTCAATTTGGATTATATTAGTTAATTTTGGGCAATTAGGTGGTGCTTTTTCTTTAATATTTAAAAGTGCTTTTAATGGTCATGCTGCTGTTGGTGGATTTACTGGAGCTGCAATAGCTCAGGCAGTTAGATTTGGTGTTTCCCGTGGGGTGTTTTCAAATGAAGCAGGACTTGGGAGTGCGGCTATTGCTCATGCAGCTACTACTACCAAAAAACCTGTACGCCAGGGAATAGTTGGTATGCTAGGTGGATTTTTAGATACAATAGTTGTTTGTACTCTTACTGCTTTAGTAATAATCATGAGTGGAGCCTGGAGTGTTGGTGAAACCGGAGCTGAACTGACAACAATTGCTTTTAATAAAGGTTTACCTGGCCCCGGAGGATTAATTGTAGCTTTTGGTTTAATCTTTTTTGCTTTTTCTACAATTTTAACCTGGAGTTATTATGGTGAAAAATCTGTTGAATATTTTTTAGGTTCAAAAGCAATTAAACCTTATAGATATCTCTGGGTTATTATGGTTTTTGTAGGAGCAGTTGGAAATTTAAAAATTGTATGGGCTATGGCAGATGCTATGAATGGATTAATGATTATACCTAATTTAATAGCCTTATTGGCACTAAGTCCGGTTGTTTTTAATGAAACTAAAAAATACTTTAGTGATGAAAAAGATGAAGAAGAAAGAAAAATGGCGAGTTAG